TTTTTCACTAAGCTTTTCTTTTTTGATATAGCTTGGCATTAAACGCACAAAAAATCCATCATTCCACAACCACAACATCCCAACCGCTAAAACAAAGATTCCAAATAGTTTTATTATTATTCTCATTTAAGTAACCTTATTTGTCTTATTCTTTTGCTTGATTATTTCAAGCATCTGATTAAAGAATCCTGCGTGAAGAGCAGGAGTCTATTTGATCTAAAATTTTTATGCTTATTGTAATTTATGGAGAAAAATTTGGGTTGTTTATATTGAGTTTGATTGAGATTTGCTTTTGTCAAGAGTTGAGTTTGTATTCCTGAGATATTGCCGTGGGTTGAGATAAATTGGTGCGAGGTTGGGCTCAATGTGGGGGCAAGGGGGTGGCTATTGTGTTTTGGCTTGACAAATTCTGTGATGTTTTGATTTAATTTAACCTTATATTTAAAAACACAAGGAGAAAACATGAATTGTTTACCCCCCCCCCTTACAAGACCCTTAGAGGCAAAACACTTCTAGCTTTAGCCCTTTCCCAAATTCTTTTGAATGCTCAGATTTCAGCTCTAGATCAAGTAGAAATTCCTCAAGATGCAATTGTTTTTGAGGCTCGGCCCAATGGAGAACCAAGTGGTATGCCAAGTTTCACAAACTCAGGAAATAATTATGCAAAGTTTGATGCTACAAGTTTAACTTTTAGCGTGAGTGAGGCAAATACTCTAGGAAAAACACCAATCTCTCCAAATTCTACGATTGTGTTTAGAACACATATTGATTCCAATAAGGGTTATCATTGGTATCAAGGACTTGATGGAGTGAGCATGAGTGGAAGTAGCGATTCTTGGAAAACCCCACGACATATTTCCATCGATGCTCCCACCTCAAAAATTGTTTTAGAATCCATAGATCCAAATGCACAAATTATTGAAGGAAGTCCTGGAACAAAGAAATCCCCTGCTTTTGGAGAAGGGGGAAGTGATATAACAATCATTGCCAAAGAGCTCCACATCGGTAGTGGAAAATATGCTCATAAGGATCTTTTCTCTTTTATGAGTGGAGGGAAAAATACAGAAAATGCACCAGCTCAATTTTCGGCCATAAATACTTCTGATGGCAAAGCATCAAAGATAGCAATCCAAGCTCATACCTTTGTGCATACAGATGGAGTTCTTGCCGTTGGGAGTCAAAAGGGAGATTATAGTTTTACACTTGAAGGAGATTTGAGCGTGCTTGGAGGGGGAGTGGGTGTTGCAGGTATGGGAGAGGGGAATACTCCAAACTTTCATGTCAATGGAGATGTGTATTTTAAAGATGCAAAGATTTTGACTTTTATCCCCCAAAGTGGAACGATCAAGCCTTGGAAACTTTTGAGTGCAAATGGAAATATCAGACTAGAAGGGACGCAGAATGTGACGGGGATGCTAGCTTTGATGCTTCAAGATTTTGTAGATATTGCTCCAGATCATAAAGATTATGGTTGGGCTCTTCAGATTAAAAGTGATTTATATGCGTATTCTGTGAAGCAGTCAGATTCTGCAATCTATATCACACCTAAGCTCAATGAAAATGTTAAAAAAGAGAATATTGTCAAGCTGGTCAATGATGGGAAAAATCAACTTGCATTGAATTATTATCGGTTTTATAAAGATAATTCCAATAAAGATCAGGCAGTGACTCAAGCCCTCTCCACCTACCTCACTTCTCAAGGAATCAACCCCGATACTGGAGAAGCTATCATTCCAGCTGAATCTTTATCCTATCAAGATCATTTTTTCAATCACGAATCTCTCTTGCAAGAAACTTTTTCTACATCTTCTAAAACAACTCTTTCAAATAACGCTCAAATCACCACCTCAGGCTTTGATAGCATTGATGTCAAACTTGATCTTATTAAAGATGGATTCAATAATGCTCTAGCTGAGAGTATTAAAAACTCTAGCAATGATCTCTTAGCTGTCAATTTTGTCAATACTCTCTCTCAGCCTTTTAATAACGTGCCTATTGATTTGCTCGATGAAATAAAATCCAATACCCTTTCTTCTTCTCAAACAAATTCTCTTTATCAAGAGATTCAAGAAAATTTAGGAGCCAAGCTTTCTATTGCCCAAAGATTATCAAGCTATTCTTTTGCTGATCTCAAAGCTTCTACTTCAAGCTCTGGTTTTTCAAGTTTAGAAAAGGGAATCTTATCTAGCTCTTCATCTATGGCACAAGAAGATTCTCAATTAAGCATTCCCAATCCTTCCAATCTCTCTTCACTTTGGTTTAACCTCTTGGGTGGAGCAAACATGAATGGAAGTGAAGCGGGAGGAAGTTTTGGTTTCAATTTGGGCTATGACAAGCTTTTGGGGCAAACAGTCTTGGGAGCTTATCTTTCTTATAACTATTTGAATCTCAAAGATTTGGCTTTAGAGGCAAATACTCATGCATTTGAAACTGGGCTATATCTAAGGAGTGATTTTTCTTCCAATCAAATTGATTTTACTTTAAGAACTCTCTTTGCCTCAAACGCAATTTCAAAAACAACACAAGCCCTAGAATCAAAAACAGATTCAAAGACAATCCATTCTTTCACTCAAGCGTATTTGAGTTATGGATATAACATTGTCTTTAGAAGTTTTGAAGCCAAGCCCTATCTTGGAGTAAATGCTAGCTTTGCTTATACTCCAAGCTATGAAGAGAGTGGAGATATTCCACTAGGCTTTGATTCTCAAATCAATGTTTCTCTTGGTGCAAGTGTAGGGGTGGAGTTTAAAAAATATTTCTCCAACTCTTCTTTCTTTTATATCATCCCAAGTATTGAGCAAACCCTCCTTGATACACAAAAAGAATTAAGGCTTTCTATGTCAAATCTTCCCACACAAATTCTTAATCTTGATTCATCTCTAAAAACTTATGCTCAGATTC
This genomic window from Helicobacter kayseriensis contains:
- a CDS encoding autotransporter outer membrane beta-barrel domain-containing protein, with the translated sequence MFTPPPYKTLRGKTLLALALSQILLNAQISALDQVEIPQDAIVFEARPNGEPSGMPSFTNSGNNYAKFDATSLTFSVSEANTLGKTPISPNSTIVFRTHIDSNKGYHWYQGLDGVSMSGSSDSWKTPRHISIDAPTSKIVLESIDPNAQIIEGSPGTKKSPAFGEGGSDITIIAKELHIGSGKYAHKDLFSFMSGGKNTENAPAQFSAINTSDGKASKIAIQAHTFVHTDGVLAVGSQKGDYSFTLEGDLSVLGGGVGVAGMGEGNTPNFHVNGDVYFKDAKILTFIPQSGTIKPWKLLSANGNIRLEGTQNVTGMLALMLQDFVDIAPDHKDYGWALQIKSDLYAYSVKQSDSAIYITPKLNENVKKENIVKLVNDGKNQLALNYYRFYKDNSNKDQAVTQALSTYLTSQGINPDTGEAIIPAESLSYQDHFFNHESLLQETFSTSSKTTLSNNAQITTSGFDSIDVKLDLIKDGFNNALAESIKNSSNDLLAVNFVNTLSQPFNNVPIDLLDEIKSNTLSSSQTNSLYQEIQENLGAKLSIAQRLSSYSFADLKASTSSSGFSSLEKGILSSSSSMAQEDSQLSIPNPSNLSSLWFNLLGGANMNGSEAGGSFGFNLGYDKLLGQTVLGAYLSYNYLNLKDLALEANTHAFETGLYLRSDFSSNQIDFTLRTLFASNAISKTTQALESKTDSKTIHSFTQAYLSYGYNIVFRSFEAKPYLGVNASFAYTPSYEESGDIPLGFDSQINVSLGASVGVEFKKYFSNSSFFYIIPSIEQTLLDTQKELRLSMSNLPTQILNLDSSLKTYAQILLGGEIALNSSWGLNLSLGVKQNISGSKDIKGDYKNQTMLIGSVGGVWRF